A region of Solanum dulcamara chromosome 7, daSolDulc1.2, whole genome shotgun sequence DNA encodes the following proteins:
- the LOC129894645 gene encoding cytosolic sulfotransferase 8-like: MAAQESNSNVIGSSQSSEEKDAALINELPSSLFWDVMEIKKWQGFWFEPGLIKCAMRFNSSFQAGNGDVLLASAPKTGTTWLKALCLCILNQNHNIPENEDLLTKDNPQFHVQTIESSIYSTKPTLDLYATSSPRLFHTHLPFNLLPDSISTSNCKIVCVARNPKDTLVSLWHFFNSIFRANQEPYPLEKAVEEFCTGVHQYGPYFENVLGYWLESQKRPEKILFLKYEEMIKNPKEQVKKLGSFLGMPFEKEEDLEKVVWRCSLERLRNLDVNKNGSVIYGVPNGSYFRKGMVGDWKNCLNTEMEDQINQTTLLKFKDSGLKFEN, from the coding sequence ATGGCTGCTCAAGAATCAAACTCCAATGTCATCGGTTCTTCGCAGTCATCGGAGGAAAAGGATGCTGCTCTAATAAACGAGCTCCCAAGTTCTCTCTTTTGGGATGTTATGGAGATTAAAAAATGGCAAGGCTTCTGGTTCGAGCCTGGCCTAATCAAATGTGCCATGAGATTTAATTCCTCTTTCCAAGCTGGGAACGGCGATGTTTTATTAGCATCAGCTCCAAAGACCGGTACCACTTGGCTCAAAGCCCTTTGTCTCTGCATCTTGAACCAGAACCATAACATCCCCGAAAACGAAGATCTGCTAACTAAAGACAATCCACAATTTCATGTTCAGACCATTGAATCTTCCATTTACTCCACAAAACCAACTCTTGATCTGTATGCAACATCATCTCCACGACTTTTCCACACCCATTTGCCTTTCAATCTTCTTCCGGATTCCATCAGCACTTCCAACTGCAAAATTGTTTGCGTAGCCCGAAACCCCAAGGACACATTGGTCTCTCTATGGCACTTTTTCAATTCCATTTTCAGGGCAAATCAAGAACCTTATCCCCTGGAAAAGGCGGTTGAGGAGTTCTGCACAGGGGTTCATCAATACGGGCCGTATTTCGAAAATGTATTGGGTTATTGGTTGGAAAGTCAGAAGAGGCCTGAGAAGATACTGTTTTTGAAATACGAAGAGATGATAAAGAACCCGAAAGAGCAGGTGAAGAAATTAGGATCGTTTCTTGGAATGCCATTTGAGAAGGAAGAGGATTTGGAGAAAGTTGTATGGAGATGTAGTTTGGAGAGATTGAGGAACTTGGATGTGAATAAAAATGGGTCTGTAATTTATGGAGTTCCGAATGGTAGTTATTTCAGGAAAGGAATGGTTGGTGATTGGAAGAATTGCTTGAATACTGAAATGGAAGATCAAATTAACCAAACAACACTCCTCAAGTTCAAAGACTCTGGACTGAAGTTTGAGAATTGA